In Euphorbia lathyris chromosome 10, ddEupLath1.1, whole genome shotgun sequence, a single genomic region encodes these proteins:
- the LOC136209281 gene encoding UPF0548 protein At2g17695-like isoform X2: MVFLYWARPSPEEQKNCLIKSSDFNYDPKHKGANAKSATSLKEDHQLSKDGFSQNHARVLVGSGLQAFEKGKSALQTWSDLIFLGLM; encoded by the exons ATGGTTTTCTTGTACTGGGCTCGTCCTTCGCCTGAAGAACAGAAGAATTGTTTAATAAA GTCATCTGATTTCAATTATGACCCAAAGCATAAAGGTGCTAATGCTAAATCTGCAACTTCTCTCAAAGAAGATCATCAGCTCTCCAAAGATGGTTTCTCACAGAACCATGCTCGTGTTTTAGTCGGTTCTGGTCTTCAGGCTTTTGAAAAGGGCAAATCAGCTCTTCAAACTTGGAG TGATCTTATTTTTCTTGGATTGATGTGA
- the LOC136209281 gene encoding UPF0548 protein At2g17695-like isoform X1, translating to MVFLYWARPSPEEQKNCLIKSSDFNYDPKHKGANAKSATSLKEDHQLSKDGFSQNHARVLVGSGLQAFEKGKSALQTWSSDLIFLGLM from the exons ATGGTTTTCTTGTACTGGGCTCGTCCTTCGCCTGAAGAACAGAAGAATTGTTTAATAAA GTCATCTGATTTCAATTATGACCCAAAGCATAAAGGTGCTAATGCTAAATCTGCAACTTCTCTCAAAGAAGATCATCAGCTCTCCAAAGATGGTTTCTCACAGAACCATGCTCGTGTTTTAGTCGGTTCTGGTCTTCAGGCTTTTGAAAAGGGCAAATCAGCTCTTCAAACTTGGAG CAGTGATCTTATTTTTCTTGGATTGATGTGA